In Gossypium hirsutum isolate 1008001.06 chromosome D06, Gossypium_hirsutum_v2.1, whole genome shotgun sequence, one genomic interval encodes:
- the LOC107901205 gene encoding tudor domain-containing protein 3 has translation MEEVAATAPNEAVVETLRNRGWCLGDLDQVNALIVLYTALSDDVDACSIADKVESELVNMDLRSISGKSLPELNLRKSSHILGPKVLQISSVRDISRSTIAEFSGNSSSSRLLRLGLTDGHSEMTAIEYSHVPAIPDNVVPGTKIRVENKAMIKGGILCLNPKVVTLLGGVVQSLYEEWEMNIKYSGVSRSSLSSSQENGTGGPPPFEKLQIQAPSSSRSAHPGRSHNYSESTLNSAGPAMASSVGKTESRWSRRNQDVEVKPDNVDNGLKTAFIAEKTEENPSSSEARPKEVAESAPLQNQAASQKLLQKMSNSNLDSRHARGRKYRGKGKQEEPMVFTLDEWEKRKVGTKPQTRIEYPETSCDEDLARQLQAQLDFEDYHTQSMHDTEAENIKRSMFKYGREDGRDQQEGRGGRGQGRGRGRGRGRGRGRFG, from the exons ATGGAGGAGGTCGCGGCTACTGCTCCTAACGAAGCCGTAGTAGAAACCCTAAGGAATAGAGGCTGGTGTTTAGGCGATTTGGACCAAGTCAATGCTCTCATTGTATTATACACAGCTTTATCCGATGATGTCGACGCGTGTTCGATCGCTGATAAGGTTGAATCAGAGCTCGTTAACATGGACCTTAGATCCATCAGTGGGAAATCCTTACCCGAACTCAACCTCCGGAAATCTTCTCATATTCTAGGTCCCAAAGTGCTCCAG atTTCGTCGGTTAGGGATATATCTAGAAGCACCATAGCGGAGTTTTCGGGGAATTCGAGTAGTTCGCGTTTGCTGAGATTGGGTCTGACTGATGGTCATAGTGAGATGACTGCCATAGAGTACTCTCATGTTCCAGCAATTCCAGACAATGTGGTTCCTGGTACCAAG ATTCGAGTGGAAAATAAAGCCATGATAAAGGGTGGCATTTTATGTTTGAACCCTAAAGTGGTAACTTTGTTAGGAGGTGTTGTTCAATCACTCTATGAAGAATGGGAGATGAATATAAAATATTCAGGTGTCTCCCGTTCATCATTAAGTTCATCCCAGGAAAATGGCACTGGTGGCCCTCCCCCATTTGAGAAGTTGCAAATTCAGGCACCTTCTAGCAGTAGGTCTGCTCATCCTGGCCGATCACATA ATTACTCTGAATCAACACTGAATAGTGCTGGACCTGCTATGGCAAGTTCAGTTGGAAAAACTGAAAGCAGGTGGAGCAGAAGGAACCAGGATGTTGAAGTAAAACCAGATAATGTGGATAATGGTCTTAAGACAGCTTTCATAGCAGAAAAAACTGAAGAAAATCCAAGTAGCTCGGAAGCAAGACCAAAAGAAG TAGCTGAGTCTGCCCCTCTTCAAAATCAAGCTGCATCTCAGAAGCTCTTGCAGAAAATGAGCAATTCTAACCTGGATAGTCGACATGCTAGAGGTCGAAAATACAGGGGAAAGGGGAAACAAGAAGAGCCTATGGTTTTTACTTTGGATGAGTGGGAAAAGAGGAAAGTTGGCACAAAACCTCAGACGAGAATTGAATATCCTGAAACTAGTTGTGATGAAGACCTTGCTAGGCAGCTTCAGGCTCAACTTGACTTCGAAGATTATCAT ACACAAAGCATGCATGACACTGAGGCAGAGAACATTAAAAGAAGTATGTTCAAATATGGAAGAGAAGATGGTAGAGATCAACAAGAGGGACGTGGAGGGAGAGGACAGGGGAGAGGGAGAGGAagggggagagggagagggaggggGAGGTTCGGCTAA